Proteins found in one Pempheris klunzingeri isolate RE-2024b chromosome 6, fPemKlu1.hap1, whole genome shotgun sequence genomic segment:
- the srek1ip1 gene encoding protein SREK1IP1: MADPGPNKDNIRAGCKKCGYPGHLTFECRNFVRVDPQKDIVLDVSSTSTEESEEDVGPAQRNEKLGRSGQHGKGSHDDDSEDGKKRHKQKKSRNRTSRKRSVSSSSDEGTTKKKKKRSSSSDEDERRKKKKLKSHKKKSKKNKKDHGKKKQKKRKRESSSSSSSSSESSDSD; this comes from the exons ATGGCGGACCCGG GTCCTAATAAGGACAACATCAGAGCTGGGTGCAAGAAATGTGGATATC CGGGCCACTTGACCTTCGAGTGCCGCAACTTTGTCAGAGTTGACCCCCAGAAGGACATTGTCCTGGACGTTAGCAGCACCAGCACTGAGGAGAGTGAAGAAGACGTGGGTCCAGCTCAGCGCAATGAGAAGCTGGGGCGAAGTGGCCAGCATGGCAAAG GTTCCCATGATGACGATAGCGAAGATggaaaaaagagacacaaacagaagaagagccGAAACAGAACATCGAGAAAGAG ATCTGTTTCGTCATCGAGTGATGAGGGGaccacaaagaagaaaaagaaacgcAGCTCCTCGTCTGAtgaagatgagaggagaaagaaaaagaaactgaaaagccacaagaagaaaagcaaaaagaacaaaaaggacCACgggaagaagaaacagaagaagagaaaacgCGAatcgtcttcctcttcttccagcTCCAGTGAATCCTCAGACAGTGACTGA